The Triplophysa dalaica isolate WHDGS20190420 chromosome 5, ASM1584641v1, whole genome shotgun sequence genome window below encodes:
- the LOC130420751 gene encoding histone H2A-like, with product MSGRGKTGGKARAKAKTRSSRAGLQFPVGRVHRLLRKGNYAHRVGAGAPVYLAAVLEYLTAEILELAGNAARDNKKTRIIPRHLQLAVRNDEELNKLLGRVTIAQGGVLPNIQAVLLPKKTEKPAKTK from the coding sequence ATGAGCGGCAGAGGCAAAACCGGCGGCAAAGCGAGAGCTAAGGCCAAGACTCGCTCCTCTAGAGCGGGACTTCAGTTCCCCGTGGGCCGCGTCCACAGACTCCTCCGTAAAGGCAACTATGCGCATCGTGTGGGTGCTGGCGCCCCGGTGTATCTGGCCGCCGTGCTCGAGTATCTGACCGCTGAGATCCTCGAGTTGGCCGGAAACGCTGCTCGTGACAACAAGAAGACTCGCATCATCCCCCGTCACCTGCAGCTGGCGGTGCGCAACGACGAGGAACTGAACAAACTTCTGGGAAGAGTGACCATCGCTCAGGGCGGCGTTCTGCCCAACATCCAGGCCGTGCTGCTGCCTAAGAAGACTGAGAAGCCCGCCAAGACCAAGTAA
- the LOC130420777 gene encoding histone H2B-like: protein MPEPAKPAPKKGSKKAVTKTAVKGGKKRRKSRKESYAIYVYKVLKQVHPDTGISSKAMGIMNSFVNDIFERIAGESSRLAHYNKRSTITSREIQTAVRLLLPGELAKHAVSEGTKAVTKYTSSK from the coding sequence ATGCCTGAACCAGCCAAACCCGCGCCCAAGAAGGGCTCTAAGAAGGCCGTCACCAAGACCGCCGTTAAGGGAGGAAAGAAGCGCAGAAAGTCCAGGAAGGAGAGTTACGCCATCTACGTGTACAAAGTGCTCAAGCAGGTCCACCCCGACACCGGCATCTCTTCCAAGGCGATGGGCATCATGAACTCTTTCGTCAACGACATCTTCGAGCGCATCGCCGGTGAGTCGTCTCGTCTCGCGCACTACAACAAGCGCTCCACCATCACGtcgagagagatccagaccgccgtgcgtctgctgctgcccggtgaactcgccaaacacgccgtgtccgagggcaccaaagccgtcaccaagtacaccagctccaagtaa
- the LOC130420709 gene encoding uncharacterized protein LOC130420709 has protein sequence MTEKSDICLLGLILLSSLFTGVSGAEVTHVFISSGESVSLSCNDGLHQCSSTTWIYNNYTRSYTVEVFTGGIKKNNTERSERLSLTSDCSLNIYKTTQHDGGLYICRQYVNEHQHEPDSHVYLHVLHVSSSSSSSSSSSQTEIRANTSVTLSCQLFTYNCDYEFSYYGFQLLWMNQTDVDLKTDSRYQIRSDKLCLISLTTTLVNEDDNTELRCVLKHKNDIKTSVTYTVRFTGKTSL, from the exons atgactgagaagagtgatatatgtctgctgggactgatccttctctcttcactattcacag gtgtgagtggAGCAGAAGTGACacatgtgttcatcagttctggagaaagtgtgtctctgtcctgtaatgatggtcttcatcaatgctcctcaactacatggatctacaataattatacaagatcatatacagtagaagtgtttactggaggaataaagaagaataacacagagagatctgagagactgagtctgacatctgactgctctctcaacatctataaaacaacacaacatgatggtggacTTTACATCtgcagacaatatgtgaatgaaCATCAACATGAACCTGATTCACATGTTtatctacatgttcttcatg tgtcttcatcatcatcatcatcatcatcttcatcacagactgagataagagcaaacacatctgtcactctctcctgtcagctGTTTACATATAACTGTGATTATGAGTTCAGTTATTATGGATTTCAGCTGttgtggatgaatcagactgatgttgatctaaagacagactccagatatcagattagatcagataaactctgtctcatctctctgactacaacactcgtgaatgaagacgacaacacagagttgagatgtgtgctcaaacacaagaatgacatcaagacctcagtcacatatactgtcagatttacaggtaagacatcactctga